The nucleotide sequence atatatatatatatatatatatatatatatatatacacacacacacattatatttttaattgatcGATTTATGGATATAGATATCATTATTCATGATTGTAACACGTTTGACAGACAACCTGGGGGatgcaaattattaatattatttatttattttttacctgtcTATTAACGTCTGAAAAAATGATATATGCCTATAAGTAGAGTCTAAATACAACAGTCTATACCAGCTTTTATTTTCATAGGCTATATATACATATGCAAATGAGTGTCCTGACATTACACATAACGTTATATTCATGAGGCACAAAAACGCAACATTTTCTCGAGTCACTGATCCAGAAAATAATAAGCTTTCACTTTTTAAGCCATGTATTACGCAGAAAATATGTGTTTGATGTGATGATAACGTTAATTATTTCACCTGTCTGTAACATTAGAATATTCTCACAGGTCAAACTTTGAGAACGCAAACTGTAGGAATATTGACTCTCTGATATGTGGAGATCACAATGTCACAGCATCATTTATACTCACGTCCCGAGGATTTCCTTAAACTCAAATATGTTCCTGATGTCATCCACTTGCTTTTTCCACGATCCATTCACAGATTCGTCGCTTCCCCTGGCCATGGTGCTTCCAGGGTGAGCGCTGCCTCCGAATAACCTTCTTAACGCGGCAATCTTTCCAGCCTTACAGGAAGCACAGAACACAAACGGATAGAGCCGCGAACGCGAGTGTCGGTCTCTGTGACTGTGTGACCGGCTTTAATTGTTGCCCGCATTCCGTTTCATGCCGCCCGGTTACAGTACCGCTAACAGAACGAGTACTGACCAGCGCACAGACTAATCCAGTCCCGCCTCACTGACTCACCGCGCTCGAGCTGAACCGACAGAACGTGTAGCGCGCGCGCAAATGCGTGATTCTGTGTTCTCGAGGTATTGCGAAGTAGGGCTGCTGTACCGCACCGGTTGACAAATGATGCAACTGTTGCCCGGTAAATAACCGGTGAAGGCGTGTGAGGGATGACAGCAGACGGCTGAGCAGACTGCGTCAGGAACGGTAGCTACACCTGATGCATCAAGAGTAATACTGCATTCATCATTAGCCATACAAACTCTGTAAGTGAGGAAGATGCGGTCTGTTTCAATAAACAGCGCACACTAACACAgccaaaaataatacaagacACTACTGGTGAATAGGGTAACATTTTTCAAATAAGACATCACCATACTTATCTAGTTGAATTACCACCGTTCATTAAGACAGCAGTTGTTTTGGTTTAGAATACTACGAGTTCTCTGAAATGGTGtgcttaaatatgcaaatgatggattagctattaaaatatacactaatttgcatacatttgtaCAACAGACGTGTGGGCATTAATAAAGCTAGGTTAAAAATTCTATCGTTTCATTTTGCTGACATATTAaggtttataatataaataaataataaataaaatgttatataaatcagtTGAAGTAGACATTTCGGGGCTGAAAAATTCTCAAGGAAAAAGCTTTAAAGACAAATTAACACTTAAATGTAGCCCCGTATTTGGGATATTTTCTTCTTTCCTAAGAAAGACTTAAAGGAAGCAAAATAGCTCGAAATATCATTAATTGACTGGTGCATGAAATAAAAGCAATCTTAATTAATATTACCAGCCTAATATTCCAAAACCGAAAACACAGTAATACTTTTGCTTTTTATGAATGAACTTTTCAAAGTTATACTTTTTTCACGAATGTCTAGAGACATGAATTGTAATTCATTTGTACTGATTGATTAAGAATGAATATACTAAACAACAGACAAACAGGTTTCACTATTAATAGTTTGCTTTGCATGCTGaatgtaaattgtaaattatcaacattttttcatttttattttattttttatctccaGAATAAGTACTCAAATACAAATTCAGTTACATCCACGCAACACTGTGACTACTGAGAACAATTCATATAATTCAACATTATAAATTGGATTGGATGGGTTTATCATGGGCAAACATTCATGGCAACGTAAACTAGTTATTAAACGGCAACTTTGCATACAAAGTTTGATCTCTGTAAAATTTTTGAGAggtattatttttcaattaatactTTCACTTCGTAAGCACGTAACAATCAATTCTTTTTTTGTTGTCTGCCACTGATTCTACATACCAAGCAGCCCTTAATTCACATGCACACATTTACTGCACCAACGATTTGATCGTGAGCCACTACCAGTTCACAACACAATATTCATCTCATCGCAGTAACGATAATTATTCATATTCTCTTCTTTGCCTCCATTCAGTCTTCTGCCCTCTGCATGcttatcaaatttaatttaaaagtgcttggaaaacatttttgtgtggcaaatattactaaaatcattactaaatatCAATTATGGTTGTTCTGAAGAACCAATTTAGTCTGTAAGAAATCTTCAGCCAACAGATGTTCCCTTGTACCTAATAAGGGGACGCATTAAAACAGTCAAACCTGCAATATGACTCGGTTTAGCAAACAGAGCTCTGCATTTGTTGTCAGTGTACCAGTCATAGCTTGTTTGCTACAATAAAACGATCATTTCTTGAAGTTGCGTGGTTTCAGGAGAAAGACGCGGTCAGGATGGCTTCATGCTGCTGATGGTGGAGAGTCCCGATGCCCACAGCAGGAGCTGGTAATGCTGGTCTGCTGACTGATCTCAACTGAGGAAACAAATGATGAGATCAACATCGCTCATTTTGCAATAAATCAAGTGTTCATTTGACAAATGCCGTGATTTCAAGCTAAGATGCGATTTTCGGAATTAGCTAAGAGGCCCTCTGTTAGCTGAAGTGGTGAACCTGACCTTGCAGGCTAACTGTTTCTCAAATCTCGGAGACACAAATGACCAGCAGCCCATGTTCTGTGGCTCCTCTTGACTCCAGACAAACTCTGTAATGGAAAAGGAAAATATATCATGTGATGtaatatgataaatatatttgtttccaATAGTGTTTGCTATTTTCATGTTCACAACTAGCAACACAACACTGTAATaggaaataaatatacaaaactgTACAAATttgtgggtgggtgggggggtgtattttttacaaataaatgtattttgattttttttatttatcaaagatgcattaaatagattaaaagtgatattaaaagacatttctaatgttttaaaagcttTAACATGTTCTTTTAATATTCTATTCATCAAGAAAAAACGAATATATCACAGTTTGcacaataatattaagcagcacatctgttttcaacattgataataagaaaatgtttcctgagcacaaAATCTGCATATTTCTAAAAGAATTAAgagctgcttaaaattcagcgtTGCCActacacaaataaattacatgttaaaatatatttaaatagaaaagttattttaaactgttaaattagcttttccttcatttttgaaaTACTTCAaatgcagactttttttttttattctttaaaatgtttcatgtgtataataaacagaaatatcaggtaaaactgtattttcattaatcagattcaattatttttaaatgattatatttcattaaataatgaaaaacataTAATTGTGTATTTACTTTTTCATCTGTGTAGTGTGTAGTTCATGAACTTTAATATTTTCGCAACACCTCTGCATTGGGAACACATTTACAATTCCTTACAAAGGCCCCTCACAGAGCAACTGCCACTGAACCAAAGAAACACATGCTGATGAAGACAATGATGAGACTGTTCCATGAATAAAAGATGCGTATATGGCCAACTCACTTTTggcatttgtgtatttatttagctcCTGTTGCAAGGCTTCTGTAGGGAAAGGACACAGTTGCTCCACCCTGATCAGCGCCGTGTTTCTTTCTGCCTCTGGTAACGTCTCTCTATGTTTCAGCAGGGCATAGTAATGTTTACCGGAGCAAAACAGAACCCGCTGCACACTGCAAGAAAAGAGCAAAAGATAcggaaaaaaaacaatacttttattcagaaaggatgcattaaatgatttaaagtgacagtaaagaggtTTACATTATGCAGTTTTATTAGCAGCACAATTGatcattagaaatgtttcttgagcagcaaaacagcaatgatttctgaaggatcatatgacactgaaaggAGTGGAGTAtcgatgctaaaaattcagctttgcatcacagggatGAAATACcggtaaattttttaaatatgctcaaataaaaaattgttaatttacaataatatttcacaatatcactgtattCTGTCATCAAATAAACGGTTTCTTCTTTCGAAAAAGGGACTGAATGAAGATACCTTGCAGGGTTTACAGAAGGATCACCAATGACAGGCTTAAAGGAAGTTCCTGGTCCCATATCAGCCAAGCTTGACACTGCCCCCTAGTGAAAAAAAGGTGATTATTccttattaaaacaacaacacaaaacattttcACCCAAAAACTTCATATAAAGAATATTCATATCTCTAACGCACAGAAAAGCGCAGCAGAGTCTTAGGAGAGGCCACGATCAGCGGCTTCCTGAAGTTTCGAATCATCTGTCTCCGCAAAAGGTGGAAGTACTGAGCTGGTAGGGTAGGATTGACCACTCCCATGTTCACCGTGTCACCGTCCACACCTTCCTCTTTACTGTCACAGAGCTGCGGGAGGAAGAGAGTGCAGTTACATAGATTATCAGTGACATTGGTTAATTAAGTCTGTGCTTTTTCTGTAAGAGAGCATGCGTTAACTCACCTGTAAGAAACGCTCGATTCGGCAAGACGAATGCTCTGGTCCGGCTCCGTCGTATCCGTGTGGCAGTAAGATGACCAATCCACTCTGCAAGAGCCATTTCGCCTCACCTAAAAAAGAAGTTTTTGTCTGGCTCTAAAgatgtatttatctatttgatTAAAAGTTGTGCAAATTATACTGTGATCCTTAGTATTTAATTGCCTTTTATTTTTTACCTCCAGTGAGGAAAGTGTCAAATATTATCTGGGCACCGTTGAAGAAATCTCCAAACTGAGCCTCCCAGATGGGCAGCAGTCTGGGCTGAGCAATGCTCATTCCATACTCAAACCCCAGAACAGCTTCCTCTGAAAGAGCACTGTTGCACACCTgcgaggaaacacacacacacacacacacacacacacacacacacacacacaacataattaTATGCAGTAAATGTGCTGGCCACTCAGCTCAGGAATGAGGAGCAGCTGTTGTATTGAGTTACAATTCAAAGCCATCACATTAGCTGGTTAGGCTCGGCTCACCTCCAGGTGGCCTTTCTGTTCAGAGTCGATGTGATTGAGGGGGATGTACATGTCGTTGGTTTCCTGACACACAACCATAGCGTGACGCTGACTGAACGTACCCCGGCCAACATCCTGACCACTGACACGGATATTAAATCctgcattaaatatatacatatatatttttttactttttgatgttaacATTATTTTCATGTACACTGTTgatcaaaagtttagggtcagtaggATGTTTTTTCTTAAAGACATTATtctacaaggatgcattaaatgcataaaagtgacttttacattattataaaagagatttcaattaaatgctgctCTTTGGAACTATTTATTCatccacaaaactattaagcagaacaacttttttaacactgataattataagaaatgtttcttaagcatataaaaatgatttctggagggtcatgtgacactgaagactaaaataatgatgctgaaaattcagctttgcaataatatttcagaatattttatatatatatatatatatatatatatatatacacacacacacacacacacacacacagtatatatatgtgtgtgtgtgtgtgtgtgtgtgtatatatatatatatatattaattaaataaataaataaaacataagatgGTTCATTATGGTTCACATAAGAAACATCTTTAACTGGCCACAAACGTTTATTTGTATAATTCATTTAAACTTTTGTAAAGGTAGAAACTGTACACTGTACATTTGCAAACAATTATGGACTTTTATAGTATCATCATTAAACTCAAGAACAGGGTTATGAGtttgaaatgattaaaatagTATCtcgaaaatattttgtttgtattaAGCTGACAAAGAATCCTTTCAAATAGAGTACCGTTAAAATAAATGATCTGTTACATAAGGAATATAAATTCAGTGCAATGAGGGAGAAATGAACACTTTACCCTGGCACAGCATTGAGCCAAACGCCAGGGCTTCCGCTGTGGACCAGTCCAGTTTTGTGCCGTCTTCCAGTTTCTGCAGGCGTGCCTGAGACAAATCAGACTGCATCAATTCTTTACTGAGAAAGCTATTTTTGAAGagccattcatatatatatatatatatatatatatatatatatatatatatatatatatatatatatatatatatatatatatatatatatatatatatatatataaaaaaggtaaaCCTCTCAACTGTCATGTTGCAAAGATCAAGCGAGATGTTCTTTTAATACCTGCACGTGTGTTTTTCTCAGATGACTGTGCAGTTGTATCTCCTCAGGTATATCTACTGATTTGGCTCCTACAAACTGCAGCAGGGGCAGTGCTACACCCGTGTCCCAGAGCGAGACTCTGTTCTGGGGCTCCACCAGGTCTCCCCAGCGCCCCTGGAGGTTGGTGGGCGGAGGGCTGTAGAGGGTCATGTTGTTCAGCCGGTCGTTGAGCATAGCGTAGTAGGTGGTCTTGATCTGACCACGCTCTTCCTCTGTCATCAGACCCTCAGCGATGAGCTGGTCGGCATATGAATCAGGGATACTTTTTCTCGACCTAGAATGGCAAAGAAAAGAGGTACATTAaacgaaatgtaaaaaaaaatgctaatttccaAAACCGTTACTGGCAGAGGTACCGACCGAATAATTTTATACATAGCGGGGTTGGTGAAAAAGGGCTCATCCAGCTCATTGTGCCCCCACTGGCGGTAGCAAAGCAGGTCTACAATAACATCTTTTCTGAAATGTCGCTGGTATTCCACGGCCAGCCGGGTCGCCCTGAGTACATCCTCAGCGTCATCACCATTCACATGGATTATTGCACATCCCACCATTTTACCTGAGCAGCAACAAACAGAattgaagaaatttttttttttttatatcatgttATTTTACTTCAGCTAGTTTCCAAGTACGGTAcacatttcagatttttatttagttcaatttgatgtactaaaacaagagagataaaaaaaaactatatagaaattaaaaaataCCTAATAAAAATGAGAATAACAAAATTGCTATAAAaacttttaactaaaattaaaaggaaaacataaaatataaactattaaaatagataacataaaatagaaatataaaaactaaacaaaaaattctatatataatgtctcaatgatactaaaaataacatttgtgCCTGAATTCAGGCATGTGATCAGCTAAAACCAAAAAACAAAGCCAGTTTTTTTAACCCTTTCACGATGAccaatacttaaaaataataatatttcgttatttaaattataaataatacaaaaaataataacaatgtatATAAATGCCTTTCCAACTACTGTGGCTATTTTCATGACAATAAATATTATGGCCGAATTATATCAAGTTTTTACAATTTATACAacgtataaattaatatatatattttttattaaattaaagaaaTGTCATTATTGCACTAATACTACTTTATTGTcataaatatattactattattaataataattataatacttttattttaatgaacatcAATACAATTACAATCCTTATAGTATCACCTGTCgtaatttatttgcttttaaattattttttatcaaacgaTTACTTAAAACTGCAGaaaaaggtgcagtcacattttccatttttgaatgaatttatattataatataaccaCAATACAGTTTCCTATTACCGTAtatttcggactataagtcgcacctgagtataagtcgcatcagtccaaaaatacgtcatgatgaggaaaaaaacatatgtaagtcgcactggactagaagtcgcatttatttagaaccaagaactaagagaaaacattaccgtctacagctgcgagagggcgctctatgtcttcagtgtagactacaggagcactgagcagcatagagcgccctctcatggctggagatggtaatgctttctcttggttcatgtctcttagttcatttctcttggttcatgtcaaattaattttgataaataagtcgcacctgactataagtcgcaggaccagccaaactatgaaaaaaagtgcgacttatagtccggaaaatacggtattaggATTGCAAAATGTGATTGAAATGTAACCTTATTTCATTTATCTCAAATAATTGGATTCAGATTAAATAACCACAAGACAATTAAGAAACAACCACGACAGGTCAATCTTATGTCATACATTTCAGGTTGGAAATCTATGTACAGTgggaaaaataactaaataaataaaaatatcaatcaaTCACACCCCTGACAAATACATACCAACATCACTACAGTACAGAGATGATCGGCCCCTCTCTGAGGGAGTGGTGTAGCCCACTTGATTGTTCACGATGAGGTGGATGCTTCCACCTACTCTAAAATGGGGGAGATTTGACAGGGTGAAGGTCTCTGGTACTATGCCTTGGCCTGAAAACGAAGCATCGCCGTGAACCTGTACGTAACAGATAATGAACTGTAATGTTATAACATTACCACAACTACTATATATTAGCATGGTGTATAATGTTATAGCTAGTGAATTTACTAATACGGAAACTAAAACATAACTAAAACAAGACATCCTAAAATTGACTGATTGATCTCTGCTCGGGACCTGCAGGCAGATGACTTTATCTCCTGGTTGTGCATGAGGGTCGGTGGAGTAATCGCCGTCCTGTTTGACTTGCTGCCGGCCACGAGTCTTTCCTTGCGTCACGGGGTTGATGGCCTCTAGGTGGGAGGGGTTCGGCAGCATAGTGACATGGAGAGGGTGTCCCGCCCCAAAGTCCAGCTCCACCGTGGAGGTCAAATGAGACAGCACGTCTCCAATAGAGGGAGAGTTCTCCGGAAACTCGCTGAGACCCCTCATCTTACGGAACATGAGCTGAGGGCGAGAAATGAAGAAGTGTTTGGTTCGTCAAAAGCTTAGTGATGGCTGCAGGCAATGACTCAATTAAAATGTTCTCCCAAAACTTGCCGTTACAAAATAAACTGTCATTTCTTGGAGAACGAGTCTATTGATGTAGAATGAGGAGGTGGAGTTTGTGACTCAGAGGATTAGGTGTTAAGAAGAAACAATGCCTGACACAAACATGACTGACAAGGAAGAAAAACAAGGAACCGATTCCAAACTGAAGATTTACATGCAAACacaattttaagggaaaaatcaTGCAAAAATTCAATTCCGTtatcatttactccccctcacgtcgttccaaacctcTAAGACTTTCTTtataacataaaagaagatattttgagtttattatggaagtcaatggtcacCAAAACCATTTGGctaccaacattattcaaaatatcttcttttatgtttcacagaagaaagaaattcatacaggtttggaacaacatgagagtcagcaaataatgagagaatttacatttttgtgtgaactatccctttaagagtcatCACATACAGCAAATTAACCAAATAAGATCAGTAGTGAAAAATTACATTGCATTAATATAGTACAAACACGTTTCCAGTACAAACATGTAAGTTAACCAGCAtaacatttacattcattttaaactgATATGCGCCACTGAGTAATTATTGTGACTTCATTAgtgtagattattattttttgtacataTTTCAGAAAGTTTTACTTGAGATTTATATGAGCAGTTCCTCTTTTTGTTTATACTGTtgtacatgtttttttgtttactcatttatttgtatgtattgtttttttttttgtcttaaagggatagttcaccccccaaaaaattattttgacaggaaagcATAGGTGCAGAGTTGGGAACAGGATTGGCAAAGGACCATGAGTCAGGACTTGAACTCAAGTCGCCAGATTGTATTATATGTCACTGTGCTAACCACTAGACCTTAAGCATcattatcattaattactcaccctcatgtcgttccaaacccataagacctttgtttatcttcagaacacaaattaaaatatttctgaTAAATATATattcgagagctttctgaccctgcatagactgcaacgcaactgacacgttcaaggcccagaaaggtagtaaagacatcattaaaataaggtccatgtgacaacagtggttcaactgtaattaaCTCTAAGGAACACACATCGTAGACTGGCAATGAAAGAGAAGGAAttgatgaataaagtcattattattgttttatttgaacacaaaagtattctcgtagcttcataacattacggttgaaccactgacgtcacatggactattttaatgatgtccttactacctttttgAGCCTTGAACGTGATAGTTGAGTTGtggtctatgcagggtcagaaagctctcagatttcatcaaaaataagtaaatttttgttccaaaaatgaatgaaggtcttacaggtttggaacgacaggaggccgagtaattaatgactttgggtgaactatccttttaactaAAGCATCTCTAAATGCTACCTTTAGAATATAAAACGTATTGTTTTAAAATACTAAAACGGTTTATCTCCAGGATTAAATATAATGTGTTCTCTATGTGTAGACTGTATATATTGACTTAATATGTTACAGCAGCAGGCTATCTAGACATGCTTTAAACTGTAAGTTAATCCAGTCTATCCAGTTTGCAATCTAGATACAGAAGAAATAGGCAGACGAAATAATTATTAACCTCTGGAGGGAATTGCAGTAGTCCGGTAAGCAGGTTGAGGCGTCCGCGGTGAGGCATTCCCATGACCACGTCTGTCACTCCACTGTACGCCGAAGAGCGGAACAGCTCGTAGAAAAACCCCATCATGCTCTCTGCTCCCTCACCTCCATATCGTTTGACAGTGGCAAACTTGGTGGCTAAAAAGTGGTCGAATTCCTTTAAAAAAGCGAACACAGGAGACGTACATCTGCTGATGCCAGTGGAATCAAGTGTGTAATGATTTACATGCTATTCAAAGTGTAACAGGCATCCTGATGCATTCAAAGAAAAAGTGACTAAATGCAAACTGTTGTGTTACCTGTGATTCGAGCATCAGTTTAGCAAGCTGTCTCCTCTCCTCTGGCGAAAACGCCTCTTTCTTGAGCTCCTCAAATCGGTCTGCAAACCACTCTCTTTCCTGCAAGCTCTGGAGCTGAGTGGTTTCCACTGAGATTCTCCCACAGTATGTTCTCTCTAGATAGGCCACTACCTCTTCTGAGGTCGCCTCGGCTTTCCCAAAATGCCGCAGTCCTGCAATAAAGACAAGAGGAAATATAAGGAACTAAATGGGCCAAAAAAAAGgagtgttatttaaaaatattctgtGGTAAATACAACTCAACCTCAGTGGAAAATTGCCATATTATCATTATATAAGGATAGTGGATTGCAGATACAGATTAATCAGACATTATACTACtatcaatttataattttttatttaaaaactaaacaaattgaATATAGAAcactataatatataaaatgttatagaaaaatagcattttaaattgcaatcacatttttcatcttaaataaataaataaatagtagtgctgtcaaagattaatcgtgattaatcccatacaaaataaaagttgtttacataatatgtgtgtatatctattatgtatatataaatacaaacacatccatgaacatttattaattgtatttatatataatataaaatataagaatataaatgaatgtacatacatgtaaacattttttaaatatatactgtatgtgggtgtattttatatacacataataaatatacacagtagacATAAATACAAGAGTGCACACCCTAATTCCTTTTCCCtggattaattttttttcccttccTTACTTAAGTTAATGCTATTACTGTAAACCCATTTCTGCACAAAACTGAACATGTGGAAATTATTTATTGTGCTAATCGGCATGTTCTACTAAATACATACTCCCATATACCGTTCGTTCCCAGACTTTTGAACCCGGAACATACGTTTAGTAATATGTAAGAAGTATTTTATAATCAACTTCAAAATGTTGTAAGTTAGCAGGAATCGAGCAGAAACTCACCTGTGGTGTTGAGGACTCCATGAACGGCTCTGTTCAACAGGCCGATCTCCGGAACACTGTCCAGCACAGGGGTTTGGGGGAGTAAGGGGTTAATTTTAGCTACTTTGTGTCCATGTGCTCGATAGGCCTCCACCAGTCTCGCCAGTCCGTGATCTGTTTACATCAGACAGCCGTGAATGCAGCTTGTAACACATAACCACACTCCTTATGCTAGCACTGCAGGTTTTGCTTTGCATCTCTAATGTTTTTGCAGATTTAAGAATGCATCACGCTACCGTTCTGAGGTCTCTAAAACATGAACATTATAATAACACAGACAATATTAGAGGCAGGTTATTGTTAAGTTATCAACCTTGGTTAAGCGCGAAGATCTGCGGAAGCCCAGTGTCTTTCTCCGGAACCTCTCTCGGTCTGAAACCATAGACTCCCCGGTGAGTGTGGTATAAACTCGCTAAAAACGGCCGTCTGGCACCGAAAGAACGGTCCAAAAGTCGATGT is from Carassius carassius chromosome 43, fCarCar2.1, whole genome shotgun sequence and encodes:
- the LOC132124547 gene encoding 2-oxoadipate dehydrogenase complex component E1, with the translated sequence MSAGIMLMNLHRLLDRSFGARRPFLASLYHTHRGVYGFRPREVPEKDTGLPQIFALNQDHGLARLVEAYRAHGHKVAKINPLLPQTPVLDSVPEIGLLNRAVHGVLNTTGLRHFGKAEATSEEVVAYLERTYCGRISVETTQLQSLQEREWFADRFEELKKEAFSPEERRQLAKLMLESQEFDHFLATKFATVKRYGGEGAESMMGFFYELFRSSAYSGVTDVVMGMPHRGRLNLLTGLLQFPPELMFRKMRGLSEFPENSPSIGDVLSHLTSTVELDFGAGHPLHVTMLPNPSHLEAINPVTQGKTRGRQQVKQDGDYSTDPHAQPGDKVICLQVHGDASFSGQGIVPETFTLSNLPHFRVGGSIHLIVNNQVGYTTPSERGRSSLYCSDVGKMVGCAIIHVNGDDAEDVLRATRLAVEYQRHFRKDVIVDLLCYRQWGHNELDEPFFTNPAMYKIIRSRKSIPDSYADQLIAEGLMTEEERGQIKTTYYAMLNDRLNNMTLYSPPPTNLQGRWGDLVEPQNRVSLWDTGVALPLLQFVGAKSVDIPEEIQLHSHLRKTHVQARLQKLEDGTKLDWSTAEALAFGSMLCQGFNIRVSGQDVGRGTFSQRHAMVVCQETNDMYIPLNHIDSEQKGHLEVCNSALSEEAVLGFEYGMSIAQPRLLPIWEAQFGDFFNGAQIIFDTFLTGGEAKWLLQSGLVILLPHGYDGAGPEHSSCRIERFLQLCDSKEEGVDGDTVNMGVVNPTLPAQYFHLLRRQMIRNFRKPLIVASPKTLLRFSGAVSSLADMGPGTSFKPVIGDPSVNPASVQRVLFCSGKHYYALLKHRETLPEAERNTALIRVEQLCPFPTEALQQELNKYTNAKKFVWSQEEPQNMGCWSFVSPRFEKQLACKLRSVSRPALPAPAVGIGTLHHQQHEAILTASFS